One stretch of Candidatus Binatia bacterium DNA includes these proteins:
- a CDS encoding VOC family protein, whose protein sequence is MIKTKGVYHIGIPVNDMERAVGFYTKLLGMTVAKLNRDDMGDKLNRADLRSGDDMVVLFQRPHAVEKNALKEEGATHQAFVVEPEDFELAVKKMKDWCVKIHEVPTVERATGRGFYFFDTEGNLLQLYAPPK, encoded by the coding sequence ATGATCAAAACCAAGGGAGTTTATCATATCGGAATTCCCGTGAACGATATGGAGCGCGCGGTCGGATTCTACACGAAACTTCTCGGCATGACCGTCGCCAAGCTCAATCGCGACGACATGGGCGACAAGCTCAACCGCGCCGATCTGCGCTCCGGTGACGACATGGTCGTGCTGTTCCAGCGCCCCCATGCCGTGGAGAAGAACGCGCTCAAGGAAGAAGGCGCGACGCATCAGGCTTTCGTCGTCGAGCCCGAGGACTTCGAGCTGGCGGTCAAAAAAATGAAAGACTGGTGCGTTAAAATCCACGAAGTTCCCACCGTGGAACGCGCCACCGGGCGCGGCTTTTATTTTTTCGACACCGAGGGAAACCTGCTCCAGCTTTACGCCCCGCCGAAGTAG
- a CDS encoding PhnD/SsuA/transferrin family substrate-binding protein — protein sequence MGLKLTMTCGPYDRAQALIDGTVKPEGIDLDVRVAKDPGRPKAVRDGNFDVAEFYSGLYIADLARKTFGYTAIPIFVKRMFRHSYIYVNKRAGIRSPADLNGRRVGIQTWFTTTALWARGLLEDEYGVDLGSITWVADRWEGIGDWKAPSWLRLEIAPKGVNQHDLLASGQVAAGITTATWAPGDADIDFLFPNHAALERDYFKRTGFFPIMHTLLIKTEALEKHPWVAMSIFNAWQESKARCYEWLEWQRVHQTSLWFRALWEEERAAAGRDIYPWGFHKTRAEVDKMLDYSHRHGMTPRRFAPEDMFHPSTLET from the coding sequence GTGGGATTGAAGCTGACCATGACCTGCGGTCCGTACGATCGTGCTCAAGCCCTGATCGACGGGACGGTGAAGCCGGAAGGCATCGACCTCGACGTGCGCGTCGCGAAGGATCCGGGACGGCCGAAGGCGGTGCGCGACGGCAACTTCGACGTCGCCGAATTTTACAGCGGCCTCTACATCGCCGACCTGGCGCGCAAGACCTTCGGCTACACCGCCATCCCGATCTTCGTCAAGCGCATGTTCCGCCACTCGTACATCTACGTCAACAAGCGCGCGGGCATCCGCTCGCCCGCGGATCTGAACGGACGGCGCGTCGGCATCCAGACCTGGTTCACCACCACGGCGCTGTGGGCGCGCGGCCTTCTCGAAGACGAATACGGCGTGGACTTGGGCTCGATCACATGGGTCGCCGACCGCTGGGAAGGCATCGGCGATTGGAAGGCGCCGTCGTGGCTCAGGCTCGAGATCGCCCCCAAAGGCGTGAACCAACATGATCTGCTTGCGAGCGGTCAAGTGGCCGCCGGCATCACGACGGCGACGTGGGCGCCGGGAGATGCCGACATCGATTTTCTCTTTCCCAATCACGCGGCGTTGGAGCGCGACTATTTCAAGCGCACCGGCTTTTTCCCCATCATGCACACGCTGTTGATCAAAACCGAGGCGCTGGAGAAGCATCCGTGGGTGGCGATGAGCATATTCAACGCGTGGCAGGAATCGAAAGCGCGCTGCTACGAGTGGCTCGAATGGCAGCGCGTCCATCAAACTTCCCTTTGGTTCCGCGCGTTGTGGGAAGAAGAGCGCGCCGCGGCGGGCCGGGATATTTATCCGTGGGGATTTCACAAGACGCGCGCCGAGGTCGATAAGATGCTCGACTACTCGCACCGCCACGGCATGACGCCGAGACGGTTCGCGCCTGAGGATATGTTTCACCCGAGCACGCTGGAGACGTGA
- a CDS encoding GYD domain-containing protein produces the protein MATYVVLVNFTDQGVRNVKQTTERAKAISAAGTKLGVKVKETYWTMGTCDAILIADAPNDEAMTALSLAVSSLGNIRTQTMRAYSADEMNKIIAKMP, from the coding sequence ATGGCTACCTATGTCGTCCTAGTCAACTTCACGGACCAGGGAGTCCGCAACGTCAAACAAACCACCGAAAGGGCCAAGGCGATAAGCGCAGCGGGAACGAAGCTCGGCGTCAAGGTCAAAGAGACCTATTGGACGATGGGCACGTGCGACGCCATCCTGATCGCCGACGCGCCCAACGACGAGGCGATGACGGCGCTGTCCTTGGCCGTCAGCTCGCTGGGGAACATACGCACCCAGACGATGCGCGCTTACTCGGCGGACGAGATGAACAAGATTATCGCCAAGATGCCGTGA
- a CDS encoding redoxin domain-containing protein — MQLRLLTEFQKELAVNYCKLAVASVDPPEVSAAFKAGLGATFPFLSDQDRAVVHELDMVEKSKSRGETAIPYAFSLLPDLTVHNIYCGYWFVGRATIEELRQDLRAMMKKCRRDFDPQA, encoded by the coding sequence GTGCAGTTGCGCCTGCTGACGGAGTTTCAGAAAGAGCTGGCGGTGAACTACTGCAAGCTCGCGGTCGCGAGCGTCGATCCGCCGGAGGTGAGCGCCGCCTTCAAAGCCGGACTCGGCGCGACCTTCCCGTTTTTGAGCGATCAAGACCGCGCCGTGGTACACGAGTTAGACATGGTCGAGAAGTCGAAATCCCGCGGCGAGACGGCGATCCCGTATGCTTTTTCGCTGTTGCCGGACCTAACCGTGCACAACATTTACTGCGGCTACTGGTTCGTCGGCCGCGCAACGATCGAAGAGCTGCGCCAGGACCTGCGCGCGATGATGAAAAAATGCCGCCGCGACTTCGACCCGCAGGCGTGA